The sequence TAGAacttatttaaaatgaaaaccaacAAAACTAATAATACTGTAGGTTGGATTATTAGGTTTTTTATAGTTTATTCAGGTGCTGTGATGAACAGCCTTCTCATACTGAAATTATCACCCTGATAATTTGCTGTTAAGTTTAATGCTCAGGCTTGAGTTGCCTGATTAGTCTCCTTGTATATCAAACCCTTGGTTTAAATCTAAATGAGATGCTGGTTTCACAAAAGCAACATACAAATCATagagtgtgtttttaattgggACAGTTGGGATTGACAGACACAGATTGAATGTATTTGTGGATTTCTGCAGGGAGAGAGCCGTATGATAAGGATGCAGTTTGATGGAAGTAGCAGGGCAGAGGCCATAAAGGAGTGTTCAAGTGCTGTGGAAAAACTGATGGAGTACCTGCCTGTCACCACTCAGGATGATGCCCCACCGCCCCTTAATCAGCCCCCCACTGAGGTCTCTGCACCGTTGATACAGGTTGCCCATTTTACAATTCAGTAAATACAATTTCTATATTTGTAATCAGCACCAACACACAGATCAGATGCTTgtccttttaaaatgtgttgccCATAGAAATCCCCAAAACAGGCCTATGACATAGGTGGTAACTTGAGAGCCTAGTTTGTGGATGTATCAAAGACCTACTGCATTTTTCTTCCAGAGACACTGATCATACAATGTAATTAttaatttgaatgtattttgtaaattgtacatttaaaaatgttaatatgacaGACtgtaaaattacatatttaacaCTATTAGTCATTGTTCATTGCTTAATTAACAGTATTGTCACAATATTGTGGTCAGCTTCATCAACATTCCCCTCACTAGATGGTGCTATTTACAATACTGTCATATTCTTAGAGGTGACATTACAGCTACAGTAGGTGGAGTGAGATAGactatgtactgtacatgaatCATTAGCcaatcacaataaaatatatggTGTAGTACAGTAAGCCccaccccaaacacacacacacacacagacaggaatgtagaacaataaaaatgaatttataaaTACAACCATCAGAATGGCATGTCCCTTAAGCCACTGAAGAAATTAGTTTGTCATATTGCCTTGAACAGTCAAATTGTTGATtatgaacacaaacatttttgtcctAAAGCTAAAAACCAACAGCAATTATGCAATCAAAGCATTTAACCAGCTGAAATTTTTACTCTACAAATGACACAAGGATGCTCGACGCTGGTTTGGACATTATTATTCAATTCTGCTTTAAGTCAGTaggtctcttttttttactttggaacTTCAAAACACTCAAGCTTAATGGTTGATTAGAAATTGGATTCTGATCTTCGATCACGCTCTTCTGGGCTTCACAACATCTAACATGAAGGGTTGAGAAAGAAATGGACTCTGCCATGGGGTTGAATGTGACCTTTAGCGTACAGACACACTGAAGGAGTTCACAGTGAAGATGAAAGGGCTTTGAGGGGTGGATATCTTTCAATTAGTAATGAAGCCATTGATTGGCCTCTTAACCCTGTGGTGTCATGTCGTGTTTGTCAaatcttttttctccttttgtgtgTAACCCTGCGTCATCAGGGAAAGGCTGTGGGAGTTGAGCCTGAGGTTGTCCAAGGATCATTGTCAATCAAGCGTCTTACCCAGGTATTGATTGTTAAGTGAACGTCAGTAAACAGTGGGTCATCTTGAGCTAAAACTAACAAAATTAAACATCTAATGTACAACattaattgtcattttgtttaaagtttaaccaaaaagcataatgtttttattgattcttATTGAGGCATAGGTACTTTTCTTAAATGATGAATACTAGCATAAGACTACTCAattaacagttttttcttttaaatgtcaatgaagtatttttttgttcttccaCAGCACTTCTTGGGAGAGAATGCTGTGACTTTGCCTAAAGTATACCAACATGGTTCTTTGGCACAAGGTGATTTGGAGCCCATCCTGCGTGTTTGTCTGCTGGATCCCAGCTTTCATGCATTTGTGGAGAAGGTGGAGGGGGAGCTGAGGAAATTGCTTCAAGAGTGAAGAATTGGAACAACAGCTGAAGGCAGAGAGGtcaagtgaaatgtttttttttttatatatatttatatatatatacagtatgtgtaggAAGTgcctggtggtggtggaggttttgcttgctgtattGCCGATGTTGTTTGAAATGTTCTTTCACACTAGTAGTCATGATATATTGCCTGAAGAGGATGCATCCAATGGTACTGaatataccaaaaaaaaaaaaaaaatctgggttcatttttaaaccttttattcagaaaaaaatattggtcTCACTATGTTTGATCGTGGCTATATACTCTGGTCCCTCTGTTCCCACCTTAATGCAGGTCCATTTCCACCgcaacacacactgatacattgTATTGAAAGAGGAGTCATGCAGCTACAGCAGTGAATTTTGCTATGCCAGCTTCCAAGTGATCCCACAATATTAAAGCT comes from Thunnus maccoyii chromosome 1, fThuMac1.1, whole genome shotgun sequence and encodes:
- the rec114 gene encoding meiotic recombination protein REC114 gives rise to the protein MASSLTWRLKRYGRFIPGSTKTAGRPWKVFEANGNEPEIVITIVEYGYLLVLQGQESLDTIPLLHGSDFIKVHQKTDNLMFRFTVRGESRMIRMQFDGSSRAEAIKECSSAVEKLMEYLPVTTQDDAPPPLNQPPTEVSAPLIQGKAVGVEPEVVQGSLSIKRLTQHFLGENAVTLPKVYQHGSLAQGDLEPILRVCLLDPSFHAFVEKVEGELRKLLQE